The DNA region CCAAGCAGCAGAACGACAACGGCAACGGGTTCAACGGCAGGGACGTGGCCGTGGGCAACGCCAACGCGTCCGGCAAGCGCGCGCCGGCCGGGTCGCAGCCGGCGAgcgcgcaggaggaggagaTGCTGAAGCTGTACGAGCAGCGGAAGAAGGATCTGGAGAAGCTGCTGGACATCTACGAGCAGCGCCTGGAGGAGGCCCGGTACCTCGCCGGCGACAACTTCACCATCGCCGACCTGTCGCACCTGCCCAACGCCGACCGCCTCGCCTCCGACCCGCGCTCCCGCCGCCTGTTCGATTCCCGCAAGAACGTCAGCAGATGGTGGTCCGACGTCTCCAGCCGCGAGACCTGGCAGTACGTCAAGAGCCTGCAGCGCGGGCCGTGCACTGACGCCAACGCCAAGAacggccagcagcagcagcagcagcacgggCAGCCCGCCGAGGAGCACAGCAAGAactaccagcagcagcagcaggtccAGCAGCGCTACTAGCCGCCCCGTCCACCAGCAACAAGAACTACCTGGGCCGTGAATTAACATGTTTTCTGCCGTCAATCGTGTCATTTTTCGTATCTATCGTCATGGCGTATTCGAGTTCGTCGCAGTCTGCTGTTTTGAAGTTCCGTGGGTGGAGGGGTCTATGAGTTCCATTCTGCTTTTCTGCTGAATTGCTTGCCTCAGCATTGTGTTCTGTTCTTCATGTAATAAAATGTAGCCCCCACCCCTTTTGAATCAAATTGAACTTTCAGTGTCGTGTGAAATTTCCAGGTTCCCAAATTTTGCTATCCAAATCTCAGCGTGATCTAAAACTTAAGAATTTTTGTCAAAAGAACATCTTCAAATTAAGAATGGACAATCACAGGAATAAAAACACTGATACAAGATGCAACAGTCACATATTGCCAGTCAAACAAACAAGAAAGTAAAAATGATTCAGGCCCAAGCAAAGTTCATCACAAGAACAGATCCATGATAAATGTCTCAGGCAAACAGCACATGCCAAGCATTTTATACCTTATTCGTGCCAGCGGATCATCCGATAGATCATCTCCGATTCACCATTTCCTGATCTCTTGTCGACCATGATCGAGTTCGGTCAGCTCTGCAAGAGCTGCCCCTCCTTGTCCTTGGGCTTGGCCAGCATCTGCCTGGCGCGCACGCGCATCTGCAGCCGCACCATCGCCTGCATGCAGTggaccgccgcctccgcctgccgCCGCACGTACGCGCCCCGCGCCACCGCCTGGAGCCTCACCAGGCTCTTCAGCGCCTTGAAAGCCCGCCGCGCCTGCCAAACACAAGGCCACCTCCATTATATTCCATCAGGATTCTGCACGTCGAAGCGACCGAGAGCCAATGCAAGCGGTGGTGGGGTACTCACCAGGTGGCCTCTGAAGTAGGCCTGGATGGTGACCGCGGCCACGTCCTCCCGGGAGAAGCCCTCCCGGCAGAGCAGCGCGTACTCGTCGTTGGAGCacgtctcctcctcctccgtcgCCGTCGCCACCGCCTCCGCGGCGGCCTCTACCTCCGCGTGGCGCGCGTCGTAGACCTTGACGGCGTTGCTGTTGCTGCCAGCGGCTCGGGCGCTGTCGCGGCCGGCGCCCCGGAAGCGCGGCGTCGTCTGCGCCACCGCCTGGCGAGCGGAGCGGAACCAGCTGCGCCGCCTGCCCAGCTTCGCGCTGCCCTGCGCGGGGACGCGGACGCAGCACGCGCCGCCCTGCTGCCGCGGCCCGAGAGGCGTGGTCGGGGTTCGCGGCGtcctcgcggcggcggcgggcgctccCGCCGAAGCAGCGGCTGGTgccgcggcggcgtgcggcgggggGAAGCAGCCGACCTGCCCGCGGCGCGGGGTGCGGGAGCGGACGCCGCAGAGGCGCCTGGCGGTGGGCGTGCACGGCGTCCTCGGGGTGCGCGGCGTGCTGCGGCCGCGGACGGCGTCCCCGGCGCTGCCGCAGCAGCTGGTGAGCGGCAGCCTCGCGCTCAGGTCGGCGTCGGGGGCCGCGGCGGACGGCTTGTGGTGAGGGCCGATGCAGCATATGCACGCGGCGCTGCTGTGGCGTCGGCGGGCGTCGGCGTCGGAGGCCTTGCCGCGGAGCGGCGACGCGAGGCAGCACAGGTCCCTTGCTCTCGCCATGGCAGGTCCCGACGTGTCGTTGCGGTGCAGCTGTACCTGTACCGCGCGTCGACGGCTATGGCTGGTGGCGATGGTGGCCGCCCGGCCGGCGAGGTGGCTGGTATAAATGGGAGCGGAAGTGGAGGGAAAACCAAGCGATGTGCGCGCCTGTAAGTGTGTGATGTGATGTCGGTAGGCTGGTTTGTCTGAATTTTGCGAGGGTTAGCGCGTGTGATTGGATGACAACTTGTGAATTTTAGTGTAGTTTACTTTTGATTTGCTGAAACAACGACGAGAACGTGGCCGGATGGAAGCTGGGAGGGATGATCCATGGATGGCGTGCAAGGCTAATAAAATGAGCATTTTAGCTGTCTAACATTTTATTACAAAATCTTATCTGCGTCTTCAGTACGTTCGGCCCACGTCCCACGCCTCGGCCTCTCAGCCCTTCATGGGCTCAGATGTGGGGTAGGCGCCAATTTTACTGGGCTCTCACCCTTCATGGACTATGGGCTCTGGAAAGGAGGAAGAATTGAAGATGGATGGGAACAGGACGGAAAACCCCTACTCATTTTTGCTTTAAATTGTATGAACCGCATATATAGAAACTAAAATAAATTCGGAGATCCGTGTATAATAAAATGAACCAATACGAATGAAAAATACTGCTGGTAGTTGCCGGGATGAACATATCAGCTTAGCCCGTCAGAACCAAGTGACCTGCCAAGCAGCTCCACAGACCACTGTTAATTCTCCACTGTGACTCTGGGCGTCTGAACGATTGTCATCACGCCATGCTGTCGCCATTGCCAGCCACGGACCCACCTTCCTCTCCTCCGACAATGCAAGAAGTTCATCCGTCCGATGGCGCCGTGCTAAACGCAAGTCAACTGGATCGAGTCTTCGCCTCAAAAGTAAAACAAAAATTGATGTCAGGCAGAGTCTTCAGTCTTCACCTAGGGTGGAACTTGGAAGAACAAAAAGAAGAGGCGAAGTCAAGTCAAGCGACAAGCTACGGAACAAAGAGTAGTTCGGCTGGACCGCACAAACGTGAGAATTCGTTTGACCTCGGCCGGACAGATGGAGATTCAAGACGCAGTGTTTGGTTGAGGAGCGAAGTGGAACGGAGCGACTCCGTTTCAGATTCTAGGAACGGAGCCGCTCTGTTCTGTGTCTGGTAAACTGGAACGGAGTGGCTCTAtttttttgtttggttgcagAGTGAACTGGAACAGAGTGTCTCCATCCTATGTTTGGTTGAGGAGTCAATCTATGCACAGAGACGGGAGAGCGAGGTAAGAGCGAGTCcggagcggagcggctccgTCCGCTCGATTTTTTGGAGCGGGCTCGTTCGGCATCTGACGGGAATATTCCTATCGCGAGCCGCTCCACTCCACAAGTCTGGCAACCAAACATCTGCAAAAGTAGGATGGAATGGCTCTGTTCTGCTTCGCTCCTAACCAAACGCGCCTTCAGCTGAAAGCAACCAGTCCCGCGCGCGACCTGAACATTCCTCGCATCAGACACCACCGCTCGCCTGGATCGTGTGCTCGATGCTTGCTGCCCGTGCCACGAGTCCACCGTCGGATTTGCGTGGCTGCAGGAGGTGTGAGTGCGAGGTGACCCTTGGGTGCAATTTCTGCTTGTGCTAGAGATGCCTTTTGCGCCAAATGCTTGAGCTGACTGGCAGTTGCAATTGCATTGGTGATTGGTTATTTGGGAACTTTCAGCAATGCAGACTGTAGTGCCTCTGAATTTCCCCTTTTTTTTCAGTGCTTCAGTAcatcaaaaggaaaaaaaatacagTGGTTAGCTCGAAGCACTAGACGAGCATCAAAATACCACTAGACAattagatttttttttcttttggggaGAGCGTACAGTCGTAACCCTGATCGATCACATACGTTCTCCTTGTAACAACCAACTCCTGTCGATATAATTACATTCAAAGTAGCACTGCAGTGACAGCAACAGGCAGTTTGGGCATATCTATCTATAGAACTTCCCTGAAGAGATATGCACGAGCTGAACAGATCGATCTGTTGGGTCGTTAGTCTACTATGTATACATAGTCTTATTAGGCGAGGGAGATCGATCATAAACAACAAAAGAGGAATCTTTCAGCCTGGAATAATGGATCCTGAGATATCTTGAAGTCAGTCGTCTGAAGAACCAAGCATTATTGCCTCTCCTATACTGCTGTGAGCCTATCACCCAATGACAAGACCATGATGAAACTTGAACTTTCAAGTGGATGGGCTTGCACGATGAGCCCTATATCAATATATCATACTAAGCATAGCTGAATAGGGACTAATGGCTAGTTATTTTTGCCTCAAACAAAAGCCATATTCTCCGCGATCATTAGCTCGAAAGATATGTAACATTTTTTCCTATGAAAAATGGATAAAGATTAGCAAGTGGTGCTATGTGTAGGAGCACCGCCATCCTGTTTGCACGCAATATCTATCGCCCTTATTTTCGCAGGAGTGGAGCAGTAGTCGCCTCCGCATTGGCTCGGTTCAGTTTTCAAATTTCAGAGAAAGGATTCCAAACTTTATGCGTATAAATAAATAAAGTGGCCGATTGAACAGTTAGGTTTGCATGATGTAAATAAAGTTTGTACACGAAGTGGGTATGAATTTGCTAGCCCCTGCAAGTGTGCAGAAACAGGAAAGTTCGATTCGGCCGCGAAAGATTGCGAGATCGAATCGGTTCTAACCACGCCATAATCTTACGCACAATTTGGTCCCCCGAAAGAATTTACTTTCGATCTTGGGTCATTATAAATTTGAAAAGCCGCGCGTACCGGAATCATATGCCCGTCTCCTTTTttcctccctttcagctttttGGCGGTTAGGGTTCTCCACTGGCAAATGGATATCTCGTTGCATGCTGAGGACAAAAACAAAATCGTCAGTCAGTTGCGCATCCGGTCCGGACAAGGGATGGATCAGGGTGGCCCGGCCCGAAGAGCGGGAGGAAACTTTAACCACCTCGCCAAGGCCGTGCACTTGCTCGATCCGATTTGCTTTTTTTTGGTCTCCCCTGTGCTAAGATCTTTGATCGAACCGATTCCAAACATCCGAATTTTGACCGCATGGAGAGAGGGAGCAGGAATTATCGCTAGCTAGCGTTGAGGCTGAGCTCAGCAATTTGGGTAGAAGGCTCACCATGCAGCAACTTGTCTACAGAGAAAGAACTAGGGAAAATTCCCTGCAAAACCCTCGATCAAATGACGCTTCCATCTATGGCTCTGAAAAACTGAGATGCCCTTCTGTGACCTTCTTTTTATTTTCGTTCCCTTCCACGGCCCTCCCGTTACATCTGCAGTTAAGTCCCAGTTAAGTGGCTGTGAAAAGACCATAGTACCCCCGGGCGAAATCCCCTGCAAGACCCTCAAACAAAtcacgcttccttctatggccctgCAAAACTGCAACTTCCTTATTTGACCCTGAtttgaagaacaagaagaaaaatggCACATAAAATGAGCAGCCTACTTCCAGATATCATGAAATGGTAGCAAAGAAACTTGTGATAAATATTTCTTTATTTAGTAGCTCTAAGATTCCAAACAAGCCAGCACCGGCGCCCGcagcccgccgcccaccgcccgccgcgcgcccggCGCCCGGCGCCCGCAGCCCTCCGCAGCTCGCCGCCCGCCCGGCGCCCAcagccgcccgcacgccgctcaCGGGATGGATGGGGAAGATGGGGTCGGGGGCGTGTGTGGGAGTGACAGGGGCGGTTCAGACCAAGATATTTTTCTTCTCACCTCAAACCTTAAACCCTAACAGAATGGGCTAACGGATCTAACGGGAGGGCCATGGAAGGgaacgaaaataaaaaggaggccAGAGAAGGGCGTCTCAGTTTTCTAGGACCATAGAAGGAAGCGTCGTTTGCTTGAGGGCCTTTCAGGAAATTTTACCAAAGATCTATCAGAGATGCTAGTGGTCGTCAATCCCTGCGTTCAGCATGTTAATCGATACTGTCGCGAGTCGCAACTACTACTAGATTACTCGTATTGTCTTTATTTCACCTTTTCGAGGGCACAATTACTCGTGCACAAAAAAGGGTAATGAATATATACAATGTAGCATACCACTAGCAATCATTTGCCGGCGCCAAACTAGGTGCATCCGATTAAGAATTCCGGTTAGGCCGGGAGGAGATCGCCGCTCGTCGGCGCGCGTGCAAAAAGCCGCGATCTTCCCCGTGGACTCCGGTGTTTCCCAAACTGAAAGGCGGATCAGGAAAAAACACTTGTTTTCTTCCCCCCGGCCGTGCGAGCCGCGGTGGGATTTCATTTGGTGGCGACGGCGGCCAACTCAACCGCAAACCGGCGGCTAATCGCAGCTCGTCCATGCCGCGGCCAGTTGGGCCGATTTGTCTGCGCAAAACCTCAGCGGACTTTGGCAGCTAGTCCGCATTTATTTGGCAGCCATTGCTCTCGCTACTTAGCTAGCCCCAGCCCCATGGAGAAGCTGAGGAGCTTGCATCTGGATCGAAGCCGGAATTCCGGCGACTGCCTGCTGCCTTGTCGCGGAAAAAAATTGGCTGGAACACGGTTCTAAATTTACAGCGATGGAGCCCCTCACGTCCCTATCAGCGGGCCCACAAAAATAGATCATCAGCGGGCCCACAAAAATAGATCCTCAACGCTGGGACTCCGATCGGCTTCGGCTTGCGGTTGGGGCTCCGTCGTTCTTTCGGCTCGCTCACAGGTTAACGTGATTTACTCGATGCTGGCCCTAGCACGTGATGCCGGCCCTAGCACGTGATTTACTCGATGCGCAGGAAGTGGCATCGGCCGGCGGCGCAGGGAGGCGCGGCTATGGAGGATTGGTCAGTATTCGTTTTTCTTAACATAGTGTACCCCTTTGGTTAACTTTAATTTCTGTAATTGTTAGGCATGGGACATTGGTCCCGCCGCTGCTGCTTCACTCATCCTTGTCGGCCATCAGACTGCAGTCCATCGTCGATAGGGAGCAACAATTGCTGATGGATTGTCTTCGGCCATCAGACTGGTTTGTAGTGTTGGAAAGGCCATCGGCCATCGTACCGATGGATTGTCTTCAGTCCTTGTCGTTGCTGGTAGAGCAAATTAGGTGCGTATTTTGCTTGATGGACTGATGGCCGATGACAATTGATGACGATTGTGTTGATGCAGGGCAAGGGGAGCCGAACAAGTGTGTCTTGGACTGTTCTCATTGCAGGATTCTTGCAGTATGGGTGTTTTCTATGAATTCGATGAGCTGTTGAACCAGATGAGAGATGACACTTGATCTGTTTGCTCTAGTTGCTTCAGCAGGATGGTTTTTAGCCATGGGAGGTGACTGCATTCAGTTTGTGTGATTCGTGGACAGATTCAAGCTGTTGTCGTCTCCGATTCTCTCTATGTATGCAAAGTGTTGCAATATGTACGGTGGAATCAGAGGTGTATGCATATTTTAGGGAAGAGTAGCTGAGCAAATAAATCGTGTTGCGTCCGCGTGTTTGTAAATAAATTGTAACACAAATATGTCAATATGGAAGAACAAATGTTTTAATATTTTCCGAGTAATAAGGAAATTTAAGTGACATGTCTATTGTCTACCATCAGAACCAGAAACAAGCACATGTAAAGGAGTTCACTTTTTGATATAGCTCTTCTGTAAGCAAGATGAAACAGAATGAAAGCAACTTAAGCAAGTACGCTGGTGTAACTAACAGAAAAATGAGGCATGCAGCCACTAGAGGACAAAAACTAAGATGGCCTATTCCTCAAATGTTGTATCACTTGCTCCTCTATCAAAGTATAATTTCCGTGCAGCTGAAGCATTTTGATCAAGACAAAGCAATAGACTTGTATATCCTCCTTGCATCAAATTAGGCGCGGTGGTCGGAAAGTTGATCAAGATATCGCTAGAAGTGTTTGGTACCGCAACATTGTCACCAATATTGTCTCCAATGTTCCTCACTTCTTCTTCTAAGATATCTGAAATATATTTGTAATAATTAAAAAATATGAGTTGGTAATAAACAATTCAGTACATGCAGCACTAAATTAGTACCTTTCTCTtcacaacttttctttttctttcttgtcTTCTTTTCCACAACATTCTTTGCTCGTTTACTTTTGGGGCCTTTTACAATATGAGGAACTCTAAATGAAATTGTACTATTTTCTGTATCCGTAATATGATCATTTGAGATCATCACAGGAGCTTCATTTTCTCGCATTTTGTTGAGTGAATGATCAGCCTCCACTTAAGTGGCTCTGATGCTGAACATTTCAATACAATAGATGTTGCCATTCGAGATACGTGCAGCACGTgctttcaagtttaaattctcTCTGCCTTTCTTCTCAACATAATGCCCTCTTTTTCCATATTTTGTCCATCTATTTAGTATATACTGAATGAAAATATCATTCTTATTGAATACTTTGAAGGTATGCTTGCACAATATACCTATAATATACAGAAGATAGTGGTTAGCGATATATATGACAACCAAAACTCTATTTTAAAATTAGTGTACATACCTATGGATTCAAACATTCTGCCAGAGCATGTAGTGGCCatatctgcaatgttaaatacAATTATTGCTCCATAATCTGAATGCATATGTGTAACAATGAATGTCGATATTGACCCCTCGGTCTGTGACAACTTACATGAATACTCATGTTGTTTTCTAAATTCTACCTCGAACTTTGCATACATCCTCCTAGTGTATGATTCAGTAGCAATCTTCAACAAAGGTAAATTGGAGATATAATTTACTGGGATCTTTATAAGTGATTGAAAATCTTCATCCAACTCATTTTCACGTAGAGAAGTGGAAACCTTGTCACATTCGACAAGGAGTTCAGAAATACCAAATTTCTTACGAAATCTTTTCTTAAAGACATTATTCATACCTTCACTCCTTTGAGTTGTGGTCATATCAGTTGTAAAAGAGGTACGATAAACAGCAGCCCACTTTCTTCTCAAGTCATATAGATTTAGCAACCATGAGTTCTCTTCCAGGTCATATTTAGTCAACAATTCATTTCACTTCTTTGTGAAAAACTCCTCCGATCTATCTTCATAGACACATTTTTTAAAAGCGTATATAAAATCAGGATGCTTATGAATTACATGACTAAGATGTTTAGCAGCATTAAGATAAATGTGCCACAAGCAAAGTCGATGACTTGTATTAGGAAAATACATAAGCAATTGCTCCTGCCATGGCTGCATCTTGATCAGTGAAAATTGTACTCGGATGCTTACCTGATATTGCTGTCAAAAAGGTTTGAAACAACCAAACAAATAATTCAATAGTTTCATTAAACAACAATGCAGCtccaaaaaattattatttGCTTGTGATGGTTGGTTCCAAGGAGTGGAGCAAAAGGCATCTCAAACTTATTTGTCTGAAATGTGGTGTCAAACGACACTGCATCACCAGAGCATGCGTAATCCATGATAAACTGACCGTCGGCCCAAAAGAAATTAGCTATCCTTCCATCTTACTTATCAATTTCCATGGCATAAAAAAATGCAGGATCCTCTATCTGCTTGTTCTTCAGGTATTCCAACAATGTTTGTGCATCATTGGATTCTAGGTACTTGTTCTGCTCGCGACCAATCTCATTGTTGCAATCCATCCGTAAGAAGAGAACTTTGTTAGCCCCACCATAAAACTGCTTTATAAACTCATAGACTTGCGTTGGCCTCATTCCGGCTTCCCGTATTTGAGCAATGAGTTGTCTATCTGCATCGATAACATGTCGTTGGGACCTCAACATGTGTTTCTTTTTTGCCGCGGCTAAAATATGATTGTGATCAAGTTCAATCTTTTATAGTGTCCAAACTCCCTCTCTGCTGACACCGAACTTAATAAGAGCTTTGCAACCTGTCCTTGTAGTGGCATGTGATGACCCTGTTTCTGCATGTCCTTGGCTGCTACAGACTATAACTCTGCTATATATAGTTTTATCTGCTCGACGCTTTACGATGCTCTTTCTAATGCTGAATCCAATCATACCGGCATATGTGTTGTACATCTCATACGCATCATTCTCTGACGCAAAAGACATTCCAACTTTGGGAACAATCACAGTGGTCCATCTTTATCAACAACCTATTGTGAAATTTTTTTTAGAATAAAAAACAAATATTATGATAATAAAATTTAATTTATTACCATGTCGTCATCAACTTGGGTGTTTGCACCGACGGACAACGATGATGTGTGCGGATCAGCCACTGGTTCCATAATCATGGACTCGTTGTTCTGCGTCATCTAGTATATATATGATGAATCAAATCGATAATAATTAGAATACAGATCGATGGTACGTGTAAAAGAAAGTTTTATCTACCTGTGTAATATGTTGCTCGTCGGTTGCTATGGAGTTTTCAGTCCCTCCTCCATCCATTATTGCCGGCCCAAACACCTCTCCAAATCATCAAGGAGGATCGTCGGACGGCAGCGCAGGCACGGACGGTGGCGGAAGAAAACTGCGAGGCGATGGAAAGTTCAGCTTGCAGACACGTGCTAGAGCCGGCATCGAGTAAATCACGTTAACCTGTGAGCGAGCCGAAAGAACGACGGAGCCCCAACCGCAAGCCGAAGCCGATCGGAGTTCCAGCGATGAGGATCTGTTTTTATGGGCCCGCTGATAAGGACGTGAGAGGCTCCATCACTGTAAGTTTTGAACGTGTTCCAGCCAATTTTTTTCCCTTGTCGCGGCAACAAAACTGCTGCTGTCCGAGTGGCGGTGATGGCGCGGGCCTGGCTGTCCCGGCGTGCGTCCGAAGGAGTTAGGCAACAGTGGTGGACTTGCGCTCATGATCAGGTCGTTCCTTTCAGCATTCATTCAGATGATGTCTGCCCTGCAAGGGAAAATGATGTCTGCACCCAAAAGGCGATAGATGGCCGCCTTCAGGCTCGACCGATCGATGATCTCCCCcaacagcagcggcggcggatgcGATCCCCTGATTTCTTCGCGATTGTCTTGTGTTTGCTTGCGAGTTTCCTGCGCATGCGTCCACGCGCTGCACAGGTGTGTTTCGGCGTGGCTCTTGTCCTGGGAAAAGGATTTTTGCGTTAGGAAATCGGCGTGGGGACGAACGGCGCGGGTCGCTGAAAGCAAACCGTCTTTTGAATATGATATGATCATCATCAGCTGGTCCTACACCTAATGGATTGGGTACAGCTGATCTCCATCTTTTAGCGCAAGTACGCACCTTCTCATGTTTCAGGATCCTGAATGAGTTTCCAGTGCAATCATTTGGTCGATGCAGAGATTGTATACTAGTTTCAGCATACCTACTCCGGTACGCCGACTGACCGTCTACATCTTGTGATGCCATCGAGTTATACAATTTGTGGAAAAAGGACTGTATATTTTTATCGGCACATATCCAACCAATGACATGTAACACGAGATGAGCCTAACTCATTTTGTTGCCATGTACCAACTCATGCATacttttttattaaaaaaagaGTAAAAAATATACCGGCAGTCCTAAGACTTATTCGATGGTATTACCTAGACTATTAATTTGCAACACTCAAGAACCGAACATTAGTATTAGCAATATGAGGTATGCTAGATCTCATCCCAATCATGAGAGCATAGGGAGGAAGATGTTAGGAGATGACATGTGGGTCCTAATGGGATTTTTACTACTACTTTTTTTTACATTGGTCTTCATGTGAGACTCATCAGTGATATGAATGGTAAATTTAATTAGTTGCCCAGATGCCAAGCAGAAATATCAATgaataaagatctgcaaattAAATAATTCGGGACCTATATGACACATAGAATAAGTTTAGAGAGCAACGACGATGTATTTAGCTTTTTCCTTTTTCCGTAACAACAGATAGATGTATACACCGTTCTCATAAACTAGTGAAGTTTCCGTAGACTGCATGTCGACTTCTACTCAATTGTTGTGGTTTGTGCACTGTTTAAGCACAATAAATATGGTATAGTACACTGTTCAGTTCATAAGAATTTAAGACACGCTATTTTTTCATGTAatttatcctaggttttaaAATTTTCTTGTActtcagaaaaagaaaagaaaagaaaattgcATGAGGAAAAAATAAGAAGAATAAAACAGGGTCCCAGCAGTGCattttcaaatcttttgttGCCAATGATTGAGTCATCTTTACAAGGACCACGCGAATCTTCTCTCCGAGGAACTCCTATAAATACCGCCCCCCGTGCTGCAGCTCGGATCATCACACAACGCAACGCAGCAGCTGAGAGTCACAATGGAGAGCTCAGTTGAGAGCTGGTGGGTGCTTCCCATGACCTTGATCCcggccatctccggcgagcaACACGGGAACAACATTGCCACCATAGCCACTAGCTTCGCTTACCTCGCCGTCTTCGCATGTCTTGCATGGGCAGGCGCGTCCCTGCTCTACTGGGCTCACCCAGGTGGCCCTGCATGGGGCAAGTACTGGAGGGCAAGGTGGACGGGCCCGAAGCCGTCGACGATCCCAGGGCCGAGAGGGCTCCCGGTCGTCGGCAGCCTCGGCCTCATGTCCGGCCTGGCGCACTGCTCGCTGGCCGACGAGGCGTCGCGCCGGCCGGGGGCCAAGAGGCTCATGGCGGTGTCGCTCGGCCCCGTCCGCGCCGTCGTCACGTCCCACCCGGACGTGGCCAAGGAGATCCTCGACAGCCCGGCGTTCGCCGACCGTCCGCTCAACCACGCCGCCTACGGCCTCATGTTCCACCGCTCCATTGGCTTCGCCGAGCACGGCCCGTACTGGCGCACGCTCCGGCGCATCGCGGCGGGGCACCTGTTCGGCCCCAGGCAGGTCGAGGCCTTCGCGCCGTACCGCGCGAGCGTCGGTGAGGGGa from Panicum hallii strain FIL2 chromosome 9, PHallii_v3.1, whole genome shotgun sequence includes:
- the LOC112876584 gene encoding glutathione S-transferase F11-like is translated as MASVKVFGSPTSAEVARVLMCLFEKDVEFQLIRVDAYRGPKRMPQYLKLQPHGEALTFEDENLTLSESRGILRHISHKYAKQGNPDLIGMGALERASIEQWLQTEAQSFDAPSAEMVYSLALLPPNLPKQQNDNGNGFNGRDVAVGNANASGKRAPAGSQPASAQEEEMLKLYEQRKKDLEKLLDIYEQRLEEARYLAGDNFTIADLSHLPNADRLASDPRSRRLFDSRKNVSRWWSDVSSRETWQYVKSLQRGPCTDANAKNGQQQQQQHGQPAEEHSKNYQQQQQVQQRY
- the LOC112873435 gene encoding uncharacterized protein LOC112873435 gives rise to the protein MARARDLCCLASPLRGKASDADARRRHSSAACICCIGPHHKPSAAAPDADLSARLPLTSCCGSAGDAVRGRSTPRTPRTPCTPTARRLCGVRSRTPRRGQVGCFPPPHAAAAPAAASAGAPAAAARTPRTPTTPLGPRQQGGACCVRVPAQGSAKLGRRRSWFRSARQAVAQTTPRFRGAGRDSARAAGSNSNAVKVYDARHAEVEAAAEAVATATEEEETCSNDEYALLCREGFSREDVAAVTIQAYFRGHLARRAFKALKSLVRLQAVARGAYVRRQAEAAVHCMQAMVRLQMRVRARQMLAKPKDKEGQLLQS